The proteins below are encoded in one region of Syntrophotalea carbinolica DSM 2380:
- the nifX gene encoding nitrogen fixation protein NifX, whose product MKIAFATSDNETIDQHFAQANQFAVWEIASDQASFSGLEEIEATDDNVDDKINARLKVLGDCTIIYVTQIGGPAAARLVANKIHPVKSKGEEKIEDVVDKLQQVLKNNPPPWLRRAMNK is encoded by the coding sequence ATGAAGATCGCATTTGCCACATCGGACAATGAAACTATCGACCAGCATTTCGCTCAGGCAAACCAATTTGCCGTCTGGGAAATCGCGTCCGACCAGGCGAGTTTTTCTGGCTTGGAAGAAATTGAAGCCACCGACGACAATGTTGACGATAAGATTAATGCCCGGCTCAAAGTGCTCGGTGACTGTACAATCATTTATGTAACCCAGATTGGCGGTCCCGCAGCTGCCCGCCTGGTGGCAAACAAGATTCACCCGGTGAAAAGCAAGGGTGAGGAAAAAATCGAGGATGTTGTCGATAAACTTCAACAGGTTTTGAAAAACAATCCTCCCCCCTGGCTGCGCCGGGCCATGAACAAGTAA
- the fdxB gene encoding ferredoxin III, nif-specific: MAYYTGKTRDGSDWTPTFVDNIDDEKCLGCGRCYKGCSRKVLGFKEIDEEDSARMFMFVENPGNCIGCASCGVTCPKKAFSFKPLEV; encoded by the coding sequence ATGGCTTATTATACCGGTAAAACCAGAGACGGCAGTGACTGGACCCCCACTTTTGTCGACAACATCGATGACGAAAAGTGCCTGGGCTGCGGACGCTGCTATAAAGGATGCTCGCGCAAAGTCCTCGGTTTCAAGGAAATCGATGAAGAAGATTCCGCGCGTATGTTCATGTTTGTTGAAAACCCCGGCAACTGTATCGGTTGCGCCTCCTGCGGCGTAACCTGCCCCAAAAAGGCCTTTTCTTTCAAACCGCTGGAAGTATGA
- a CDS encoding NifB/NifX family molybdenum-iron cluster-binding protein has translation MRLAVASIDGYTVDLHFGQANAFYIYEVDDDGIRQDDFVGVEKYCNADPTHKFHESRFKGIADALRGCDAVVSVRIGDTPRNALAEVGIAHVEISGPVATALPLAVKQLSDHPAA, from the coding sequence ATGCGCCTCGCCGTCGCCTCCATAGATGGTTACACCGTCGACCTGCACTTCGGACAGGCTAATGCTTTTTACATTTACGAAGTGGATGACGATGGCATCCGTCAGGATGATTTTGTCGGTGTCGAAAAATACTGCAACGCCGACCCCACACATAAATTTCACGAGTCGCGGTTTAAAGGCATTGCCGACGCCTTACGCGGTTGTGATGCCGTGGTCAGCGTACGTATCGGCGACACCCCGCGAAACGCACTTGCCGAAGTCGGTATCGCGCATGTCGAGATCAGCGGTCCCGTAGCAACGGCTCTGCCCTTGGCCGTTAAACAACTGTCGGATCATCCGGCCGCCTGA
- a CDS encoding ABC transporter substrate-binding protein gives MSSKIHPEMRIAELVEAYPECLSVFAAYGLEELVGEDAMRLLAPFLTLGTALRTRGIALDLFLNSLHQALQQKTPLEAPGLHEITDGSRLSLLGLLPCGLKVPFAKAATRFFQDYHSHASAPVTYAVEGNVNQELSYYKFVDQIESLDELPDIIVSSDFNAFFYRRFRKRFIDEGYFTDVFPSSLNTAFDDTDILDPLGQFTMLTVNPLIIVADLERVGDRPLPTRWSDLLDPMWRRSITLRGDSQFFCHAVLLPFFKDHGTSAMTALAHNVLRGQHPAQMVKEAGADRPEGAALYVMPDFFAHKIARPDKVRIIWPEEGGLISPVTMLVKKQRAAQLKTVTDFLTGAELAKVFAGAWFPSPHPDVTNTLPPGARLKWLGWDYLRHNDLAEVNAAIDEIFLPAVRKGQP, from the coding sequence ATGTCATCGAAGATTCATCCTGAAATGCGCATCGCTGAATTGGTGGAAGCCTATCCTGAATGCCTCAGCGTATTCGCCGCTTACGGACTCGAAGAACTGGTCGGGGAAGATGCCATGCGCCTGCTGGCGCCTTTTTTAACCCTCGGCACCGCTCTGCGCACTCGCGGCATTGCCCTTGACCTGTTTTTAAACAGCCTCCACCAGGCCCTGCAACAGAAAACCCCGCTGGAAGCTCCCGGTCTGCACGAAATCACCGACGGCAGCCGATTAAGTCTGCTGGGATTACTCCCTTGCGGCCTGAAAGTCCCCTTTGCCAAAGCCGCAACACGTTTTTTCCAGGACTACCATAGCCATGCCTCTGCCCCTGTAACCTATGCGGTGGAAGGCAACGTCAACCAGGAGCTGTCCTACTACAAGTTTGTCGATCAGATCGAAAGCCTCGATGAACTTCCGGACATCATCGTCTCTTCCGATTTCAATGCTTTTTTCTATCGTCGGTTCCGCAAACGCTTCATCGATGAAGGCTATTTTACCGATGTTTTTCCGTCCAGTTTAAACACCGCTTTTGACGATACCGACATCCTGGATCCGCTTGGCCAGTTCACCATGCTGACGGTCAATCCGTTGATTATTGTGGCGGATCTGGAGCGGGTCGGCGACCGCCCTCTGCCCACCCGATGGTCCGACCTGCTCGATCCCATGTGGCGTCGCAGTATCACCCTGCGCGGCGACTCCCAGTTTTTCTGCCACGCCGTTTTATTGCCCTTTTTCAAGGACCACGGCACTTCCGCTATGACAGCCCTGGCCCATAACGTGCTGCGTGGACAACATCCGGCACAGATGGTCAAGGAAGCCGGGGCCGACCGCCCCGAGGGCGCAGCGCTGTATGTCATGCCTGATTTCTTTGCGCATAAAATCGCCCGTCCCGATAAGGTGCGTATCATCTGGCCCGAAGAAGGCGGATTGATCAGCCCGGTTACCATGTTGGTGAAAAAACAGCGCGCGGCCCAGCTCAAAACCGTTACCGACTTTCTTACCGGCGCCGAACTGGCCAAAGTCTTTGCCGGAGCTTGGTTCCCATCGCCGCACCCCGATGTCACCAACACCCTGCCACCGGGCGCCCGGCTCAAGTGGCTGGGCTGGGATTATTTACGTCACAACGACCTGGCCGAAGTCAACGCAGCCATCGATGAGATCTTCCTTCCGGCCGTTCGCAAGGGGCAACCATGA
- a CDS encoding GTP-binding protein: MKLVTVAGPPSCGKTSVILRLAQELSKDDLKLGVIKFDCLSSEDELRYDKAGIPVKLGLAGGLCPDHFFVANIEEGVRWGQRNGFDLLICESAGLCNRCSPHIRDVLAVCVVDNLSGVHTPAKIGPMLKTADVVVITKGDVVSQAEREVFAFRVKQVNPRGAVLPVNGLTGQGSLMLHRHLRTAPDTHALEGVRLRFSMPAALCSYCLGETRIGPDCQIGNIKTMDFS, encoded by the coding sequence ATGAAACTGGTAACCGTAGCCGGGCCGCCATCCTGCGGTAAAACCTCGGTGATTCTGCGTCTTGCACAGGAGTTATCGAAGGACGACCTGAAACTGGGGGTGATCAAATTCGACTGCCTGTCCAGCGAGGACGAACTTCGTTATGACAAAGCCGGCATCCCTGTCAAACTCGGCCTGGCCGGCGGGTTGTGTCCCGATCACTTTTTTGTCGCCAACATCGAAGAAGGGGTACGCTGGGGGCAGCGCAATGGATTCGATCTATTGATCTGCGAAAGCGCCGGCTTGTGCAATCGCTGTTCGCCGCATATTCGCGATGTGCTGGCCGTATGTGTGGTAGACAATCTGAGCGGGGTACACACCCCGGCAAAAATCGGCCCGATGCTCAAAACCGCCGATGTGGTCGTCATCACCAAGGGGGATGTCGTTTCCCAGGCCGAGCGCGAGGTCTTCGCCTTTCGCGTTAAGCAGGTCAACCCTCGCGGAGCGGTTCTGCCGGTCAACGGTCTTACCGGGCAAGGCAGCCTGATGCTGCACAGACATCTGCGCACCGCGCCCGATACCCACGCGCTGGAGGGCGTACGGCTGCGCTTTTCCATGCCGGCAGCGCTCTGTTCCTATTGTCTCGGCGAAACTCGGATCGGCCCCGATTGTCAGATCGGCAACATCAAAACCATGGATTTCTCATGA
- a CDS encoding ATP-binding cassette domain-containing protein translates to MTNDSLIHTTIAQLLTQHPYAKDFFTLLGLPSASRHDAVDTFFASISQERLDNLGLSREELAPRLQAFIAQMEKLRTDGAPSVQNITLCGGRDKDGHPENIRLELRPGDVVSVVGPTGSGKSRLLADVECLAQGDTPSARRVLLDGQSPDDSLWLGGEQRLVAQLSQNMNFVMDVSVREFLSLHAESRLVDDIDSAVEQIFSTAVLLAGEPFQLDTPVTALSGGQSRALMIADVACLSASPIVLIDEIENAGVDRRQALDLLVKQEKIVLLATHDPLLALLGQRRLVIRNGGIADIIDTSDAERALLHKLNSFDRKFAELRDRVRHGQRLDFDLEDFLSDCLCNAQQSAME, encoded by the coding sequence ATGACAAACGATTCGTTGATCCACACCACCATCGCTCAGCTGTTGACGCAGCACCCTTATGCCAAAGATTTCTTCACCTTGTTAGGGTTACCCAGTGCCTCCAGACATGACGCGGTAGATACATTTTTTGCCTCCATATCCCAGGAACGTCTCGACAACCTGGGACTGTCGCGCGAGGAACTGGCACCGCGTCTTCAAGCCTTTATCGCCCAGATGGAAAAACTCCGCACCGACGGTGCTCCCTCGGTGCAAAACATTACCTTGTGCGGCGGTCGGGATAAGGACGGACATCCTGAGAATATCCGGCTGGAACTGCGTCCCGGCGACGTGGTAAGTGTCGTCGGTCCCACCGGATCCGGCAAAAGCCGTTTACTGGCCGATGTCGAATGCCTGGCCCAGGGCGATACCCCCTCGGCACGGCGGGTGCTTCTGGACGGCCAATCACCCGATGACAGCCTTTGGCTTGGCGGTGAGCAACGTCTGGTCGCACAGTTGTCCCAGAACATGAATTTCGTCATGGACGTCTCCGTTCGCGAATTTCTTTCCCTGCACGCCGAAAGCCGCCTGGTGGATGACATCGACTCCGCTGTCGAACAGATCTTTTCCACCGCCGTGCTGCTGGCGGGAGAGCCTTTTCAACTCGACACCCCGGTCACGGCCCTTTCCGGCGGACAGTCTCGAGCGCTGATGATCGCCGATGTTGCGTGCCTCAGTGCATCCCCCATCGTGCTCATCGACGAAATCGAAAATGCCGGCGTCGATCGCCGCCAGGCTCTGGATCTGCTGGTCAAACAGGAAAAAATCGTGCTGTTGGCCACCCACGACCCCTTACTGGCGTTGCTGGGACAACGCCGCCTGGTCATCCGCAATGGCGGGATTGCCGATATTATCGACACCAGCGACGCCGAACGAGCCCTGCTGCACAAACTGAACAGCTTCGATCGCAAATTTGCCGAACTGCGCGACCGGGTACGCCACGGACAGCGCCTCGATTTCGATCTGGAAGATTTTCTATCGGATTGCCTGTGCAACGCCCAGCAGTCCGCTATGGAATAA